GCGTTATAATAAAATAAATCATGATGATTCGACTTAACGTCCGTTATCCTACCAATATTTTTTGTCCTAGAATGAGAGGTTGATTTTTATTCAATCCCGGATTTAAGCGGAGAATTGCCTCAACTTGAGTTTGATAAAGCTTAGCAATAGTATCCAGGCGGTCTCCACGCCGAATAGTATATTCAACAGGTTGCCTTACTTTTCTCCATATAATGAGTTGCTGCCCTGGACGCAATAATTTAGCATCAGGTAGGTTATTCCAACTGAGGATGGCTCTTCCAGAGACCCCATAAAGACGTTGGATTTTTTCAAAAGAGTCATTGTTTTGTACAATATGAATAATGCGCCTATTACTTGGTGCTAATAATGGACGAATGGTCGGTAAAAGAGGGGAGCTTTCTTTTCTAACTTCTACAACAGCATTTTTACTAGTCGGTATTAAGAGAGGTTGATTGGGTATGACGGTATTCGCTTTTAATTGATTAAGTTTTTTAACCAAATTAACAGTAGTATGGTATCGAGCTGCAATATTATCCAGATTATCTCCTGGTCTGACTTGATGTTTTCTCCAACTTACACGTTTTTCTTCAGGGACATTGGCTAGATTAAGAATAAATCGTCCTACTTTTTCTGCAGGAATTAAGAGGCGAAAGGGTTCGTATGGAGCGGTGGCCCAGCGATTGAATCCTGGATTTAACTTAATTAACTCTTTATAGCTGATACCGGCCAGTTTTGCAGCATGACTCAAATCAATCTGACTACCAACATTGACTTCCTCAAAATAGGGACGATAGGGAATGTAAGGCAGCGATATTTTATAGAGCCCTGGATTATTTATAATTTCAGATAGAGCTAATAAACGAGGTACATAAATTTTGGTTTCACTGGGTACAGGGAGGCTCCAAAAATCAACCGAGCGTCTGTTGAGAGCCTTAATAGCGCGAGAAATAGTCCCTTCACCAGCGTCATAAGCTGCAATGGCAAATATCCAGCTCCCATTAAAAAACT
This Legionella fallonii LLAP-10 DNA region includes the following protein-coding sequences:
- a CDS encoding lytic transglycosylase, whose protein sequence is MKFKLFIIKSFLFCILIFIGTSNHAFARNVPNIWDVLRSEFKLNHELSRPEVREQIRWLAAHPGYIQKVCNQSEPYIYHIVAEIRKRKLPGELALLPMIESAFNPFAYSRVGAAGLWQFMPETGTAYGLKQDWWFDGRRSINQSTDAALNYLFYLNKFFNGSWIFAIAAYDAGEGTISRAIKALNRRSVDFWSLPVPSETKIYVPRLLALSEIINNPGLYKISLPYIPYRPYFEEVNVGSQIDLSHAAKLAGISYKELIKLNPGFNRWATAPYEPFRLLIPAEKVGRFILNLANVPEEKRVSWRKHQVRPGDNLDNIAARYHTTVNLVKKLNQLKANTVIPNQPLLIPTSKNAVVEVRKESSPLLPTIRPLLAPSNRRIIHIVQNNDSFEKIQRLYGVSGRAILSWNNLPDAKLLRPGQQLIIWRKVRQPVEYTIRRGDRLDTIAKLYQTQVEAILRLNPGLNKNQPLILGQKILVG